Proteins encoded together in one Dermacentor variabilis isolate Ectoservices chromosome 2, ASM5094787v1, whole genome shotgun sequence window:
- the LOC142570499 gene encoding solute carrier family 22 member 6-like, with product MLHIFGAVIAVYNYGLHYESFRLTARVMDHWCRRPDSMKNLSVDEWKQLAIPVDEKGEHSHCTMRDPPDGGHAARIVPCASWEFDLDQYGNNIVSHWNIVCDRRWLIDVARLVYAAASMATLPAVGALADSVGRKAVLFFTVPVVLISGTASAVPNDFQFFVGVRAVVSASTSALVAPMYGLIYEVSPIEKYPDYIIMIALSALMLLPITLFTAQLVKAGWATLQLILMVPTCLLLLLYYTVDESPSWLLETGNVKEAERIALRAASINKVSPEHCRDLMAAQAAEINARSREAINSSGICSPRFRACTITTCYMWTAISYGFDAFVINDGVPVGEITTTLSFIVSFIVLVVSAPFIATFGFRNTVSTSGFVFAVKLTILATDLQEQTAMHDSLVIIMRATGTTCFTFYLIIAVVAYPAMTRCLSVSVGLAFSRLGDTLAQMSPALLGGRRTTLQLAIAAAFMSLLVVGAELVPCHIDVRQQPQLAPNKSPGLVTSEDRKRAMQETLVRMPREPVKRRGAPMMDRATSSDLPIRTTPENTY from the coding sequence ATGCTACACATATTCGGCGCTGTCATCGCAGTCTACAACTACGGGCTGCACTACGAGAGCTTCAGGCTAACAGCTCGCGTAATGGATCACTGGTGCAGGCGGCCCGATTCCATGAAGAACCTCAGCGTGGACGAGTGGAAACAGCTGGCCATACCGGTGGACGAGAAAGGCGAGCACAGCCACTGTACAATGCGCGACCCCCCGGACGGTGGCCATGCGGCTCGCATCGTGCCTTGCGCATCGTGGGAGTTCGACCTCGACCAGTACGGGAACAACATCGTCAGCCACTGGAACATAGTGTGCGACAGGCGCTGGCTCATCGACGTCGCGAGGCTCGTGTACGCGGCTGCCAGCATGGCCACGCTGCCCGCAGTCGGAGCGCTCGCGGACAGCGTCGGTCGCAAGGCGGTACTCTTCTTCACCGTACCCGTAGTCCTCATATCGGGCACCGCTAGTGCCGTGCCGAATGACTTCCAGTTCTTCGTGGGTGTGCGTGCCGTCGTGTCAGCCTCCACGAGTGCCCTCGTGGCACCTATGTACGGGCTGATTTATGAAGTGTCGCCGATTGAAAAATATCCTGATTACATAATCATGATCGCGCTATCTGCATTGATGCTATTACCGATCACGCTGTTTACCGCTCAACTCGTGAAGGCAGGATGGGCGACGCTGCAGCTGATACTGATGGTTCCAACGTGCCTTCTACTGCTACTTTATTACACCGTCGATGAGTCACCCAGCTGGCTTTTGGAGACCGGCAACGTCAAAGAAGCCGAGCGCATCGCTTTGCGTGCGGCAAGTATAAACAAGGTCTCCCCAGAGCACTGCCGAGATCTCATGGCAGCTCAGGCAGCGGAGATTAATGCTCGTAGTCGGGAGGCTATAAATAGCAGCGGTATCTGCAGCCCACGGTTCAGAGCTTGCACCATTACCACGTGTTATATGTGGACTGCGATAAGCTACGGCTTCGACGCCTTCGTCATTAACGACGGTGTACCCGTCGGGGAAATCACAACCACGCTGAGTTTCATCGTGTCCTTCATTGTGCTCGTGGTCTCGGCGCCGTTCATTGCTACCTTCGGCTTCAGGAACACCGTGAGCACCTCCGGATTCGTCTTTGCCGTAAAACTGACCATCCTGGCCACTGACCTACAGGAGCAGACTGCGATGCATGATTCGCTCGTAATTATAATGCGCGCAACTGGAACCACCTGCTTTACGTTCTATCTCATCATAGCCGTCGTCGCGTACCCGGCGATGACCCGCTGCCTTAGTGTATCCGTGGGTCTCGCCTTCAGCCGATTGGGCGATACCTTGGCCCAGATGAGTCCAGCGCTGCTTGGTGGCCGCCGTACAACTTTGCAGCTTGCCATTGCTGCAGCCTTTATGTCACTTCTCGTGGTGGGCGCCGAACTTGTGCCCTGTCACATTGACGTTAGGCAGCAACCCCAATTAGCGCCCAACAAGAGCCCCGGCCTCGTGACAAGCGAGGATAGGAAGCGCGCCATGCAAGAGACACTGGTGCGTATGCCAAGGGAGCCCGTGAAGCGCCGGGGCGCCCCTATGATGGACAGAGCAACATCAAGCGACTTACCAATACGAACAACTCCCGAAAACACATACTAG